CGATGCCGACCGGCTCCAGCCGGACGGTGTGGACGGCGGGACTGTCGTGCAGCGCTTGTGCGGTCATGGTCTGTCGATCTCCGCAAGGGAGCGCGTTTGCCCTCTTCGATAGGAAAGGCAACGGCCCCGATCGGTGAGGCAGGGGATCAGATCCACGTGTCATCGCATTTGATGTCGGAGTAACAACGTTGCGGTTCGGATACCCTTCTCCCCTTGCGGGGCGGGATCGGCCAAACGCCAACGGCGTTTTGCCGACCCGCGGGTTGGGATGAGGGGTGGAGCGGCCGTAGGCCGTTGGAAATCCTGAGTTTGCGCCCCCTCACCCCAACCCCTCTCCCACAAGGGGAGAGGGGTTTTTCCCTGCGAACGAGCTCCTTATGCGACAGCCCTGGAATCAGACCCGGCGGATCTTGAAGCCCTTGCGGTACTCCTCGACATGCGCCTGACGCTGTTGCGGCGTCATTTCTCGGAGCGCCAGCAGCGGGCTGCGGATGGTGTGGCCGCGCACATGGTCGAGCGTCCACATGTCCTTCTCCTCGAAGGACAGATGCGGCTGGGCGACCAGCGTCTTCCCGTCGGGGCGGACGAAGCCCATGTCCTGGATGGCGTCGGCGAGATCCCAGCCGTCATAGACCTCCTCCCACTGGCGCCGGCCGGAGAAGCGGCCCATCGCCGGGGTCGGACGGCCCTGATATTCGGCGGCGAAGGCTTCCTTGTGGGTCCAGCGGTCGACCTCGGAGGCATAGGTGAAGAGTTCGCCATCGACCTCGTCGACCGTGAAGTCCTCACGGATGACGCAGGGCACCAGGCTCGACCAGCAGCGGTGTGGATAGACGTAGCCGGTGTCGGCGAAGGTGATCGGCACGCTGCCGGGCTTGCTGAGCTTGGCGTAATTCTCCCACCAGACGCCGAACTCGTCGTACCAGCCCGGATACTTGCTTTCGAACCACTCGAAGTCGCGCTCGGTCATCGCCTCGATGCGCCAGAAATTGGCCCACCAGCCGGCGGAGAAGAACTGGGCGATCTTGTGGACGTAGTTCTTCTTGACGATGCTGTCGAAGGCTTCGTGAACGTCGTCATGGTGGATCTTGATGCCGTATTTTTCCAGCGGCAGCAAGTAGGTGCGGTAGTAATCCTCGAAGATCCAGCGGTGCCACAGCTCGGCGTAGGATTCCTTGTTCTTGTCGCGGTGCTTGGTGCCGTATTCGATGATCGTGCCGATGGCGGCATCGACGATCATATGGTTCTGCCAGAAGGAATAGCGGATGTCGCGTTCCAGCAGCAGATGGTTGTCCGGCTCCTTCAGAACCGACATCAACATGGAATGGCCGTTGCCGATGTGGCGGGACTCGTCGCTCTGCACCGACAGGAAGACGGTGGGCAGGGCATAGTCACCGTTGCGCGCCGCTTCCGACGGCATGGCGACGAACAAGGTGTTGGTGAAGGCGGTCTCCGCCACGACCTGCAGATAGATGTTCGATGCGGTGATGGCGTCGCCGGTCAGGAACGCCTCACCGAACTGCCGGCCGATGGTGGTGGCGTAGCATTTGCCGAACGCCTTCTCGGTGATGTCGAAGCCGGCCGGATCGATGTAGTTCTCCATGTACCATTTCTTGAGGTTCATCTGGATCGTCGAGTGGCGGAACTCGTCGATCATCTGCATGGTGAATCCGGTCCGCAGGTCGTCGCCCGGCGCCAGCTGGCCCAGCGTCGCCATCGACCGCGCCGCCGAGATTTCCGGGAAGGGGATGATCGCCAGGAACAGCTTCATCCATTCGATCCAGCGCGGCTCCACATTGCGGAACATGTCGCCGCGCAGCGCCGCGTCCAGCGCGCCATAGACGCGATTGTCCTTCTCCTCCTGCATCGGAAAGTAGGAGCGCAGGACCTGCTTCATCGGGTCGCGCGGCGCCTTGGAGATCTTGTAGTCG
The sequence above is drawn from the Azospirillum lipoferum 4B genome and encodes:
- a CDS encoding aromatic/alkene/methane monooxygenase hydroxylase/oxygenase subunit alpha is translated as MPDGLTLNKITSQKGIGISEAARRVADLGWTPSYVKEAMAFPTDYKISKAPRDPMKQVLRSYFPMQEEKDNRVYGALDAALRGDMFRNVEPRWIEWMKLFLAIIPFPEISAARSMATLGQLAPGDDLRTGFTMQMIDEFRHSTIQMNLKKWYMENYIDPAGFDITEKAFGKCYATTIGRQFGEAFLTGDAITASNIYLQVVAETAFTNTLFVAMPSEAARNGDYALPTVFLSVQSDESRHIGNGHSMLMSVLKEPDNHLLLERDIRYSFWQNHMIVDAAIGTIIEYGTKHRDKNKESYAELWHRWIFEDYYRTYLLPLEKYGIKIHHDDVHEAFDSIVKKNYVHKIAQFFSAGWWANFWRIEAMTERDFEWFESKYPGWYDEFGVWWENYAKLSKPGSVPITFADTGYVYPHRCWSSLVPCVIREDFTVDEVDGELFTYASEVDRWTHKEAFAAEYQGRPTPAMGRFSGRRQWEEVYDGWDLADAIQDMGFVRPDGKTLVAQPHLSFEEKDMWTLDHVRGHTIRSPLLALREMTPQQRQAHVEEYRKGFKIRRV